From one Humulus lupulus chromosome 8, drHumLupu1.1, whole genome shotgun sequence genomic stretch:
- the LOC133797239 gene encoding diacylglycerol O-acyltransferase 1B isoform X1, translating into MAISDSPESVGTTVTTSMATNHNTVSDLNVSSIRRRPNAGVTGAPSNSSSGTSSPLPLDTDNSLKDLVADSASDVSSVGRVSDNDGDRIPAVDGPVDLAKDATDTKESPEKVRNGEDQGLDFSAMKFAYRPSAPAHRRVKESPLSSDAIFRQSHAGLFNLCIVVLVAVNSRLIIENLMKYGWLIKSGFWFSSTSWRDWPLFMCCLTLPLFPLAAYTVEKLVQKKYINEPVVVFLHVIISTTAILCPVFVILRCDSAVLSGYALIMLACIVWLKLVSYAHSNYDMRALSRLIEKGEVLLSSLNVDYNYNVSLKSLAYFMVAPTLCYQPSYPRTAYIRKGWVFRQLVKLIIFTGVMGFIIEQYINPIVKNSQHPLKGDLLYAIERILKLSVPNLYVWLCMFYCFFHLWLNILAELLRFGDREFYKDWWNAKTVEEYWRMWNMPVHKWMVRHIYLPCLNKGIPKGVAILIAFLVSAVFHELCIAVPCHIFKLWAFIGIMFQVPLVLITNYLQNKFRNSMVGNMIFWFIFCILGQPMCVLLYYHDVMNRKGKNE; encoded by the exons ATGGCGATTTCAGATTCGCCTGAAAGCGTAGGTACCACGGTTACCACCTCCATGGCCACTAATCACAACACCGTTTCAGATCTCAACGTCTCCTCGATTCGGAGGAGGCCTAACGCCGGCGTTACAGGAGCTCCATCCAATTCTAGTTCCGGTACCAGCTCTCCTCTTCCTCTCGACACCGATAATTCGCTTAAGGACTTGGTTGCTGACTCGGCTAGTGATGTCTCTTCCGTCGGGCGCGTCAGCGACAACGACGGGGATCGGATTCCCGCCGTCGATGGCCCCGTGGACTTGGCCAAGGACGCCACTGATACGAAGGAGAGCCCGGAAAAGGTTCGCAATGGTGAGGATCAAGGACTTGACTTCTCGGCTATGAAATTCGCTTACCGGCCGTCGGCTCCGGCTCATCGTAGAGTTAAGGAGAGCCCTTTGAGCTCCGATGCCATCTTCAGACAG AGCCATGCTGGTCTTTTCAACCTTTGTATAGTAGTACTTGTTGCTGTGAACAGTAGACTCATTATTGAGAATTTGATGAAG TATGGTTGGTTAATCAAATCTGGCTTTTGGTTTAGTTCAACATCGTGGCGCGATTGGCCCCTTTTTATGTGTTG TCTTACTCTTCCACTGTTCCCGCTTGCCGCTTATACAGTTGAGAAGCTCGTTCAGAAAAAGTACATAAATGAGCCT GTTGTTGTTTTTCTTCATGTGATTATTAGCACCACAGCAATTCTGTGTCCAGTTTTTGTTATTCTCAG GTGTGATTCAGCTGTACTTTCTGGTTATGCGCTGATAATGTTGGCCTGTATTGTGTGGTTAAAGCTGGTCTCTTATGCGCATTCAAATTATGATATGAGAGCACTTTCCAGATTAATTGAAAAG GGAGAAGTTCTACTAAGTTCTTTGAATGTAGATTACAATTACAATGTTAGCCTCAAAAGCTTGGCATATTTCATGGTTGCTCCAACATTATGTTACCAG CCAAGCTATCCTCGTACAGCATACATTCGAAAGGGTTGGGTCTTTCGTCAACTTGTCAAATTGATCATTTTTACAGGAGTTATGGGATTTATCATTGAACAG TACATTAATCCTATTGTGAAGAACTCCCAGCATCCACTGAAGGGGGACCTGTTGTATGCCATTGAAAGGATTTTAAAGCTTTCAGTTCCAAATTTATATGTGTGGCTCTGCATGTTCTATTGTTTTTTTCACCTCTG GTTAAACATACTAGCTGAACTTCTTCGCTTTGGTGATAGAGAATTCTACAAGGATTGGTGGAATGCAAAAACAGTGGAGGAG TATTGGAGAATGTGGAATATG CCTGTTCATAAATGGATGGTTCGCCATATCTATTTACCATGCTTGAACAAAGGAATACCAAAG GGAGTTGCCATTTTGATTGCTTTCCTAGTTTCTGCTGTTTTTCACGAG TTATGTATTGCAGTTCCTTGTCACATTTTCAAGTTATGGGCGTTCATTGGAATTATGTTTCAG GTTCCCTTGGTATTGATTACAAATTACCTGCAAAATAAGTTCAGAAACTCAATG GTGGGAAATATGATATTCTGGTTCATTTTCTGCATTCTTGGGCAACCGATGTGCGTGCTCCTATATTACCACGATGTCATGAACCGAAAAGGGAAAAATGAATAA
- the LOC133797242 gene encoding eukaryotic initiation factor 4A-10-like, translated as MAGLAPEGSQFDARQYDAKMTELLDGQDDFFKSYDEVCDSFDAMGLKENLLRGIYAYGFEKPSAIQQRGIVPFCKGLDVIQQAQSGTGKTATFCSGVLQQLDYDLTECQGLVLAPTRELAQQIEKVMRALGDYLGVKVHACVGGTSVREDQRILSSGVHVVVGTPGRVFDMLRRQSLRPDYIKMFVLDEADEMLSRGFKDQIYDIFQLLPSKIQVGVFSATMPPEALEITRKFMNNPVRILVKRDELTLEGIKQFYVNVDKEDWKFETLCDLYETLAITQSVIFVNTRRKVDWLTDKMRSRDHTVSATHGDMDQNTRDIIMREFRSGSSRVLITTDLLARGIDVQQVSLVINYDLPTQPENYLHRIGRSGRFGRKGVAINFITTDDDRMVSDIQKFYNVLIEELPSNVADLL; from the exons ATGGCGGGATTAGCACCAGAAGGATCACAGTTTGATGCACGTCAGTATGATGCCAAGATGACTGAGTT ACTTGATGGACAGGATGATTTCTTTAAATCATATGACGAAGTTTGCGATAGCTTTGATGCTATGGGTTTGAAAGAGAACCTTCTTAGGGGCATTTATGCTTATG GTTTTGAAAAACCCTCAGCTATTCAACAAAGGGGAATTGTTCCCTTCTGCAAGGGTCTTGATGTCATACAACAAGCTCAATCTGGAACTGGAAAGACAGCAACTTTCTGCTCTGGTGTCTTGCAACAGCTTGACTATGACTTGACCGAATGCCAGGGTTTGGTGCTTGCACCAACTCGTGAACTTGCTCAACAGATTGAGAAGGTCATGCGTGCTCTTGGAGACTATCTTGGTGTGAAGGTGCATGCCTGTGTTGGTGGCACAAGTGTTCGGGAAGACCAGCGCATATTGTCAAGTGGGGTTCATGTTGTCGTTGGCACTCCAGGTCGTGTTTTTGACATGCTGAGGAGACAGTCTCTTCGTCCTGATTACATAAAAATGTTTGTTTTGGATGAGGCTGATGAAATGCTTTCAAGAGGGTTCAAAGATCAG ATCTATGACATTTTCCAGCTTCTCCCAAGCAAGATCCAGGTTGGGGTATTTTCTGCTACGATGCCCCCTGAAGCTCTGGAGATCACCAGGAAGTTCATGAACAATCCAGTGAGGATTCTTGTTAAGCGTGATGAGCTTACCCTTGAGGGTATTAAGCAATTCTATGTCAATGTCGACAAGGAGGATTGGAAATTTGAAACCCTGTGTGATCTTTACGAGACCTTGGCCATTACTCAGAGTGTCATTTTCGTCAACACCCGACGCAAGGTAGACTGGCTGACTGACAAGATGAGGAGCCGAGACCACACAGTGTCTGCCACCCACGGAGACATGGACCAGAATACCAGAGACATTATTATGCGTGAATTCCGATCTGGGTCTTCCCGTGTTTTGATCACTACGGATCTCTTGGCTCGCGGTATTGATGTGCAACAAGTCTCACTTGTCATAAACTATGATCTCCCAACTCAGCCCGAGAACTATCTCCATCGTATTGGACGTAGTGGAAGGTTCGGAAGGAAAGGTGTGGCAATCAACTTCATAACAACCGACGATGACAGGATGGTCTCTGACATCCAGAAGTTCTATAATGTTTTGATCGAGGAGCTGCCTTCAAATGTTGCTGATCTCCTGTAA
- the LOC133797239 gene encoding diacylglycerol O-acyltransferase 1B isoform X2, translating into MAISDSPESVGTTVTTSMATNHNTVSDLNVSSIRRRPNAGVTGAPSNSSSGTSSPLPLDTDNSLKDLVADSASDVSSVGRVSDNDGDRIPAVDGPVDLAKDATDTKESPEKVRNGEDQGLDFSAMKFAYRPSAPAHRRVKESPLSSDAIFRQSHAGLFNLCIVVLVAVNSRLIIENLMKYGWLIKSGFWFSSTSWRDWPLFMCCLTLPLFPLAAYTVEKLVQKKYINEPVVVFLHVIISTTAILCPVFVILRCDSAVLSGYALIMLACIVWLKLVSYAHSNYDMRALSRLIEKGEVLLSSLNVDYNYNVSLKSLAYFMVAPTLCYQPSYPRTAYIRKGWVFRQLVKLIIFTGVMGFIIEQYINPIVKNSQHPLKGDLLYAIERILKLSVPNLYVWLCMFYCFFHLWLNILAELLRFGDREFYKDWWNAKTVEEYWRMWNMPVHKWMVRHIYLPCLNKGIPKLCIAVPCHIFKLWAFIGIMFQVPLVLITNYLQNKFRNSMVGNMIFWFIFCILGQPMCVLLYYHDVMNRKGKNE; encoded by the exons ATGGCGATTTCAGATTCGCCTGAAAGCGTAGGTACCACGGTTACCACCTCCATGGCCACTAATCACAACACCGTTTCAGATCTCAACGTCTCCTCGATTCGGAGGAGGCCTAACGCCGGCGTTACAGGAGCTCCATCCAATTCTAGTTCCGGTACCAGCTCTCCTCTTCCTCTCGACACCGATAATTCGCTTAAGGACTTGGTTGCTGACTCGGCTAGTGATGTCTCTTCCGTCGGGCGCGTCAGCGACAACGACGGGGATCGGATTCCCGCCGTCGATGGCCCCGTGGACTTGGCCAAGGACGCCACTGATACGAAGGAGAGCCCGGAAAAGGTTCGCAATGGTGAGGATCAAGGACTTGACTTCTCGGCTATGAAATTCGCTTACCGGCCGTCGGCTCCGGCTCATCGTAGAGTTAAGGAGAGCCCTTTGAGCTCCGATGCCATCTTCAGACAG AGCCATGCTGGTCTTTTCAACCTTTGTATAGTAGTACTTGTTGCTGTGAACAGTAGACTCATTATTGAGAATTTGATGAAG TATGGTTGGTTAATCAAATCTGGCTTTTGGTTTAGTTCAACATCGTGGCGCGATTGGCCCCTTTTTATGTGTTG TCTTACTCTTCCACTGTTCCCGCTTGCCGCTTATACAGTTGAGAAGCTCGTTCAGAAAAAGTACATAAATGAGCCT GTTGTTGTTTTTCTTCATGTGATTATTAGCACCACAGCAATTCTGTGTCCAGTTTTTGTTATTCTCAG GTGTGATTCAGCTGTACTTTCTGGTTATGCGCTGATAATGTTGGCCTGTATTGTGTGGTTAAAGCTGGTCTCTTATGCGCATTCAAATTATGATATGAGAGCACTTTCCAGATTAATTGAAAAG GGAGAAGTTCTACTAAGTTCTTTGAATGTAGATTACAATTACAATGTTAGCCTCAAAAGCTTGGCATATTTCATGGTTGCTCCAACATTATGTTACCAG CCAAGCTATCCTCGTACAGCATACATTCGAAAGGGTTGGGTCTTTCGTCAACTTGTCAAATTGATCATTTTTACAGGAGTTATGGGATTTATCATTGAACAG TACATTAATCCTATTGTGAAGAACTCCCAGCATCCACTGAAGGGGGACCTGTTGTATGCCATTGAAAGGATTTTAAAGCTTTCAGTTCCAAATTTATATGTGTGGCTCTGCATGTTCTATTGTTTTTTTCACCTCTG GTTAAACATACTAGCTGAACTTCTTCGCTTTGGTGATAGAGAATTCTACAAGGATTGGTGGAATGCAAAAACAGTGGAGGAG TATTGGAGAATGTGGAATATG CCTGTTCATAAATGGATGGTTCGCCATATCTATTTACCATGCTTGAACAAAGGAATACCAAAG TTATGTATTGCAGTTCCTTGTCACATTTTCAAGTTATGGGCGTTCATTGGAATTATGTTTCAG GTTCCCTTGGTATTGATTACAAATTACCTGCAAAATAAGTTCAGAAACTCAATG GTGGGAAATATGATATTCTGGTTCATTTTCTGCATTCTTGGGCAACCGATGTGCGTGCTCCTATATTACCACGATGTCATGAACCGAAAAGGGAAAAATGAATAA
- the LOC133797241 gene encoding uncharacterized protein LOC133797241 has protein sequence MEDFRSKSLGHGKMQMESYYGTGAGGPTSSGVSGMQDLRCYSASYAASVHPTQAQSQSQVGNEGKLKKGKSTNGSVSKSWSFNDPELQRKKRVASYKVYTVEGKVKGSLRKSFRWLKERCSRVVYGW, from the coding sequence ATGGAAGATTTCAGATCCAAATCATTGGGGCATGGAAAAATGCAGATGGAGAGCTACTACGGGACCGGGGCCGGGGGACCCACCTCATCTGGGGTCAGCGGTATGCAAGATCTCAGGTGTTACAGTGCTTCTTACGCAGCCTCAGTCCACCCAACCCAAGCTCAGTCCCAATCCCAAGTTGGGAACGAGGGAAAGTTGAAGAAGGGCAAGTCCACAAATGGGTCTGTCTCCAAAAGTTGGAGCTTCAATGATCCAGAGTTGCAGAGGAAGAAGAGGGTCGCTAGCTATAAAGTCTACACGGTGGAAGGGAAGGTCAAAGGGTCTTTGAGGAAGAGCTTCAGGTGGCTCAAGGAAAGGTGTAGCAGAGTGGTTTATGGGTGGTAG